In the Methylomonas rhizoryzae genome, one interval contains:
- a CDS encoding M15 family metallopeptidase has protein sequence MTHSPETASCDPRALCAALGIAVEAVEARGLRLYPAAESLAVADVDPKGREFLMAPAAGRAWQAMKAAAATDGIEIYLISAYRSVERQAEIIRAKLDAGAAIADILTVLAPPGYSEHHTGRAVDLTCPDAPAVQQGFELTAAFAWLKANANRFGFVMSYPPGNASGYRYEPWHWCFQGAEGG, from the coding sequence ATGACGCATTCTCCGGAAACGGCGAGCTGCGATCCGCGTGCGCTCTGCGCTGCGCTGGGAATTGCGGTCGAAGCGGTCGAAGCCCGCGGCTTGCGCCTGTATCCTGCGGCAGAAAGCTTGGCCGTCGCCGACGTCGACCCTAAGGGCAGGGAGTTTCTAATGGCCCCGGCAGCCGGCCGCGCCTGGCAGGCGATGAAAGCCGCCGCAGCGACCGACGGCATCGAGATTTACCTGATCTCGGCCTACCGCAGCGTGGAACGCCAGGCCGAGATCATCCGCGCCAAGCTCGACGCCGGCGCGGCAATTGCTGATATCCTGACCGTGCTGGCGCCGCCCGGCTACAGCGAACACCACACCGGCCGCGCCGTGGATCTGACCTGCCCGGATGCACCGGCGGTGCAACAGGGTTTCGAACTGACCGCAGCCTTCGCCTGGCTAAAGGCCAACGCCAACCGCTTCGGCTTCGTCATGTCCTACCCGCCCGGCAACGCATCGGGTTATCGTTACGAACCCTGGCATTGGTGTTTTCAGGGGGCGGAAGGGGGCTGA
- a CDS encoding AAA-type ATPase lid domain-containing protein, producing the protein MGRGTYPVPLKQVKLLRVIQEREFERVGGQTPIKMDVRVITATNRDLLQEVANKNFREDLFYRLNVFPLTTPPLRERLEDIPLLADFLIGKFAPKIGKKINGVGAESMRRLQNYRWPGNIRELENIIERAIILADGPWLEIGAEQLPGSATDVSVAPLQLGDASLDAVAREHILQVLEQTRWVIEGPQGAAQRLRVKPSTLRYRMRKLDIHKPR; encoded by the coding sequence TTGGGACGGGGTACATACCCCGTCCCGCTCAAGCAGGTCAAATTATTACGGGTGATCCAGGAACGCGAATTCGAACGCGTCGGCGGCCAGACCCCGATCAAAATGGACGTGCGGGTCATCACCGCTACCAACCGCGACTTGTTGCAGGAGGTGGCGAACAAAAATTTCCGCGAGGATTTGTTCTACCGGCTGAACGTGTTTCCGCTGACCACGCCGCCGCTGCGGGAGCGGCTGGAAGACATTCCGCTGCTGGCCGATTTTCTGATCGGCAAATTCGCGCCGAAAATCGGCAAAAAAATCAACGGCGTCGGCGCCGAATCGATGCGACGTTTGCAGAACTACCGCTGGCCCGGCAACATCCGCGAACTGGAAAACATCATCGAGCGCGCCATCATCCTGGCCGACGGGCCGTGGCTGGAGATCGGCGCCGAGCAATTGCCGGGCAGTGCGACGGACGTTTCCGTTGCGCCGCTCCAGCTCGGCGACGCCAGTCTGGATGCGGTCGCCCGCGAACATATCCTGCAGGTGCTGGAGCAAACCCGCTGGGTCATAGAAGGCCCGCAAGGCGCAGCGCAGCGCTTGCGGGTCAAGCCCAGCACGTTGCGCTATCGGATGCGGAAACTGGATATCCATAAACCGCGCTGA
- a CDS encoding REP-associated tyrosine transposase has translation MPSRRVATELNAGTYYVTLTVARWYYLFDRFERWQILADSIRYCQEHKALHLNGYVFMLNHLHLIVTSPDVAGFLRDFKRFTSKQLKQNIETHEPRILPLFTDEAGQYQFWQNTNAPKKIENPAFYRQKLNYIHENPVRKNYVEKPEHWRWSSANPHTPVNVMFL, from the coding sequence ATGCCCTCCCGACGCGTAGCAACCGAGTTAAACGCCGGCACCTATTACGTCACCTTGACGGTCGCCCGTTGGTATTATTTGTTCGATCGCTTCGAACGCTGGCAAATCCTGGCGGACTCGATCCGTTATTGCCAAGAACATAAAGCCTTGCATCTCAACGGTTACGTGTTCATGTTGAATCATTTGCATTTGATCGTAACCTCCCCGGATGTCGCTGGCTTTTTACGGGATTTCAAACGTTTCACCTCCAAACAACTGAAACAAAACATCGAAACCCACGAGCCGCGCATTTTGCCGTTATTTACCGACGAAGCCGGGCAGTATCAGTTTTGGCAAAATACCAACGCGCCCAAGAAAATTGAAAATCCGGCGTTTTATCGCCAAAAACTCAATTACATCCACGAAAACCCGGTAAGAAAAAATTACGTGGAAAAACCGGAGCATTGGCGCTGGTCATCCGCCAATCCCCATACCCCGGTTAATGTGATGTTTTTATGA
- a CDS encoding helix-turn-helix transcriptional regulator — protein sequence MIENKRVNLWAILISLMICVLIALDMVGDYREGVHWQHLLLELGILSLSLSGIVYFWRLYCLSAQAKIALLRHDLELANRQARHWRDANRDLIVGLAKQIQQQFDSWQLTRAEAEVGMFMLKGLSHAQIAELRHSSERTIRDQARAIYRKAGVNNRIELSAFFLEDLLMPNGPQSEAGEN from the coding sequence ATGATCGAAAACAAACGTGTCAACCTTTGGGCGATTCTCATCAGTCTGATGATTTGCGTGTTGATTGCCCTGGATATGGTCGGAGACTACCGGGAAGGCGTGCACTGGCAGCATTTACTGCTGGAGTTGGGCATACTGTCGCTGTCGCTTTCCGGGATCGTTTATTTCTGGCGATTGTATTGCTTGTCTGCACAAGCGAAGATCGCTTTGCTGAGACACGATCTGGAGCTGGCCAATCGGCAAGCTCGGCATTGGCGCGATGCCAATCGGGACTTGATCGTCGGCTTGGCCAAACAGATTCAGCAGCAATTCGATAGTTGGCAGTTAACCCGGGCGGAAGCTGAGGTTGGCATGTTCATGTTGAAGGGGTTAAGCCACGCACAAATTGCCGAGCTGCGGCACTCGAGCGAGCGAACCATAAGAGACCAGGCTAGGGCGATTTACCGTAAGGCGGGGGTGAATAACCGCATCGAACTCTCCGCGTTTTTTCTGGAAGACTTATTAATGCCGAATGGGCCGCAATCCGAAGCCGGTGAGAACTGA
- a CDS encoding cytochrome b/b6 domain-containing protein, producing MTDAGKNEFPHYMCKFQIGAPHSMAKDSKKVKVWDPVVRIGHWLLIPAVFTAYFSEDDLMPLHIVAGYVVSTIVLIRLIWGFCGSRYARFADFVYSPAAILAYLQQMLSGKSQHYIGHNPAGGAMVVALLLSLAATSLSGLKLYALEENDGPWAWAAEIATSNGSPQHQIKSGLASPSANTVLPATDKKSEEFWEELHELFANLTLALATLHITAVLYSSRREKQQLITAMLSGVKEIDDSYK from the coding sequence ATGACGGATGCAGGAAAAAACGAATTTCCACACTATATGTGCAAGTTTCAAATTGGAGCGCCGCACAGTATGGCAAAAGATTCAAAAAAAGTGAAAGTTTGGGATCCCGTAGTACGAATCGGCCACTGGTTGTTGATACCTGCCGTTTTTACCGCGTATTTCAGTGAAGACGACTTGATGCCACTGCACATCGTGGCGGGCTACGTCGTGAGCACGATCGTCTTGATTCGTTTGATTTGGGGTTTTTGTGGTAGCCGTTACGCTCGGTTTGCGGATTTCGTATATTCACCTGCCGCAATCCTCGCCTATTTGCAACAGATGCTTTCAGGCAAATCTCAGCACTATATCGGCCACAACCCGGCCGGCGGTGCGATGGTCGTCGCTTTGCTGCTAAGCCTTGCCGCAACCTCGCTATCAGGTTTGAAATTGTATGCACTAGAAGAAAACGACGGCCCCTGGGCTTGGGCCGCAGAAATTGCAACATCTAACGGCTCGCCGCAACATCAAATCAAAAGCGGATTAGCCTCACCTTCGGCCAACACCGTTCTTCCCGCTACCGATAAAAAATCCGAAGAATTTTGGGAAGAATTGCACGAGTTGTTTGCGAACCTGACTCTGGCATTGGCCACATTGCATATCACCGCAGTCCTTTATTCGTCCCGGAGAGAAAAACAACAACTAATTACAGCCATGTTGAGTGGGGTTAAGGAAATAGACGACTCCTATAAATGA
- a CDS encoding retroviral-like aspartic protease family protein — protein sequence MFAQIVRLSLFSLCFWLPLAQAGQFATTVPMSKKGTATFYVQVEFDGIAGNDLMVDTGSDYVTINEATLDLLKERGNVDYVKQVSGVMADGSDVIVPIYRIAKLNIGCCCIVRDVEAAVFKGTERQILGLSALKKVAPFALSVDPDHLILSDCKALSLELAGNQ from the coding sequence ATGTTTGCACAAATCGTCCGGTTGTCCTTGTTTAGCTTGTGTTTTTGGTTGCCTCTTGCCCAAGCGGGTCAATTCGCCACTACGGTGCCTATGAGCAAAAAGGGTACGGCGACTTTTTATGTTCAGGTTGAATTTGACGGAATCGCCGGGAACGATTTGATGGTCGATACGGGTTCCGATTATGTAACAATCAACGAAGCTACCCTCGATTTACTTAAAGAGCGCGGAAACGTGGATTATGTCAAACAAGTTTCGGGGGTTATGGCCGACGGGTCCGATGTGATTGTGCCGATTTATCGCATCGCGAAACTCAACATCGGCTGCTGCTGTATCGTGCGCGACGTGGAGGCGGCGGTATTCAAAGGCACCGAGCGTCAGATTCTCGGTTTAAGCGCGTTGAAGAAAGTGGCTCCATTTGCCTTATCGGTGGATCCCGATCATTTAATTCTTAGCGATTGTAAGGCGCTTTCGCTGGAACTTGCGGGCAATCAGTAA
- a CDS encoding IPT/TIG domain-containing protein — MKGFIRQFIIFSLLAAVLAGGLAWAEWGGNGSFSPVTMNKDNGKPLKLQWTYIINNGLPIVITGGQLQGLDSLRLKFGNLLLTIDPKTLQRTAKISGNLVARLGTRTAGGRFSMKIVENLLSGDEGKILISDETADFKVSVAAGGVTAKVVADLVAQISPPSEWFLDRNDLDTLGVGYVYSAQAPVTLNFQGSVCAKMFGSSECRDLDDSSVASPERWEIKQYYDQYPVGNWLYANVVEVAQDTVLPVFDGSTVNSQQVAVTYFVAKGVGMIKGLGQYQFSDEALPIELKSTSIVLPKISRINRKQTSAGDQLKIKGVGFGKIMGKVMLDGEELAADVWKNNAISIYLTDALASGQHWVTVQKDNGIISAAQQIDIP, encoded by the coding sequence ATGAAAGGTTTTATTCGTCAATTCATTATTTTTTCTTTGCTGGCCGCGGTGCTTGCCGGCGGCTTGGCGTGGGCGGAATGGGGCGGCAACGGTTCTTTTTCGCCGGTTACCATGAACAAGGACAATGGCAAGCCGCTGAAATTGCAATGGACTTATATCATCAATAATGGCCTACCTATCGTGATTACCGGCGGCCAGTTGCAAGGTTTGGACAGCCTGCGCTTGAAGTTCGGCAATCTGTTGTTGACGATAGATCCTAAAACTTTGCAAAGAACCGCCAAAATCAGCGGAAATTTAGTGGCTCGTTTGGGCACGCGAACCGCAGGCGGCCGATTCAGTATGAAAATCGTCGAAAATCTGCTGTCGGGCGACGAAGGAAAAATCTTGATCAGCGACGAAACGGCGGACTTCAAAGTTTCGGTCGCAGCCGGCGGAGTAACGGCTAAAGTCGTAGCTGATTTGGTTGCGCAAATTTCACCGCCTAGCGAATGGTTTTTGGATAGAAACGATCTGGATACCCTGGGAGTCGGCTATGTTTACAGTGCGCAAGCTCCCGTTACGCTGAATTTTCAGGGAAGCGTTTGTGCAAAAATGTTCGGCAGTTCCGAATGCCGGGACTTGGATGATTCCAGTGTCGCATCGCCCGAACGGTGGGAGATCAAACAGTACTATGACCAATACCCAGTCGGAAATTGGCTGTATGCGAATGTGGTCGAGGTGGCTCAAGACACCGTGCTGCCGGTATTCGACGGCTCGACGGTAAACTCGCAGCAAGTCGCCGTGACGTATTTTGTTGCCAAAGGGGTTGGGATGATTAAAGGTCTGGGCCAGTATCAATTTAGCGACGAAGCTTTACCTATCGAGCTGAAATCAACCTCCATCGTATTGCCGAAGATCAGTCGCATAAACCGGAAACAAACGTCAGCTGGCGACCAACTGAAAATAAAAGGGGTTGGTTTCGGCAAAATCATGGGTAAAGTCATGTTGGACGGCGAGGAGCTTGCGGCGGATGTTTGGAAAAATAATGCCATTTCAATTTATCTGACCGATGCACTTGCTTCCGGCCAACATTGGGTCACGGTGCAAAAAGACAACGGCATTATTAGCGCGGCCCAGCAGATAGACATTCCCTAA
- the lpxC gene encoding UDP-3-O-acyl-N-acetylglucosamine deacetylase, with protein sequence MIKQRTLKNTIRATGVGLHTGDKILLTLHPGEPNSGIRFRRVDLDQPVVIAARPENVGETKLSTTLIQDGIRVSTVEHLLSAMAGLGIDNAVVDLSAPEVPIMDGSAGPFVFLLQSAGVVEQNAPKKYIRIKRPVRVEDGDKWAAFEPFDGFKLTFTIDFEHPAFRDHLKTAVMDFSTTTFVKEVSRARTFGFMRDFEFLRENNLALGGSLDNAIVVGDDKILNEDGLRYADEFVKHKILDAIGDLYLLGHSLIGEYKGFKSGHALNNKLLLRMLEQKDAWEMVSFDADEDAPISYVRSEKAAMSATG encoded by the coding sequence ATGATCAAACAACGCACACTGAAAAACACCATCCGAGCCACCGGCGTCGGTTTGCATACAGGTGACAAGATCCTTTTGACCTTGCATCCGGGCGAGCCGAACAGCGGAATCCGATTCCGCCGCGTCGATTTGGACCAACCGGTCGTGATTGCGGCTCGTCCGGAAAACGTCGGCGAAACCAAGTTGTCGACCACGTTGATTCAAGACGGTATCCGAGTATCGACCGTCGAACATTTGCTGTCGGCCATGGCCGGCCTGGGTATCGATAACGCTGTGGTTGATCTGAGCGCTCCTGAAGTACCCATTATGGACGGCAGCGCCGGGCCGTTCGTGTTTTTGCTGCAATCGGCCGGCGTGGTCGAGCAGAACGCACCGAAAAAATACATTCGCATCAAGCGTCCGGTTCGAGTGGAAGACGGCGATAAATGGGCGGCGTTCGAACCTTTCGACGGTTTCAAGCTGACATTTACCATCGATTTCGAGCATCCGGCCTTTCGCGACCACTTGAAAACCGCGGTAATGGATTTTTCAACAACGACTTTCGTCAAGGAAGTCAGCCGGGCCCGTACCTTCGGTTTTATGCGCGATTTCGAGTTTCTGCGCGAGAACAATTTAGCCTTGGGTGGCAGCTTGGACAACGCCATCGTGGTCGGCGACGACAAGATTTTGAACGAGGACGGTTTGCGCTACGCGGACGAATTCGTCAAACACAAAATTTTGGACGCCATCGGCGACCTGTATTTGTTGGGGCATAGCTTGATCGGCGAATATAAGGGCTTCAAATCCGGTCACGCATTAAACAACAAGTTGCTGCTGCGTATGTTGGAACAAAAAGATGCGTGGGAAATGGTGTCGTTCGATGCGGACGAAGACGCGCCTATCTCCTATGTGCGTTCGGAAAAGGCGGCTATGTCGGCTACAGGTTAG
- the ftsZ gene encoding cell division protein FtsZ, which translates to MKYELMDNIGSAVIKVVGVGGGGGNAVNHMIETGIDGVQFICANTDAQALRQMNVDTIVQLGSELTKGLGAGTRPEVGRAAAEETRERIREVIDGADMVFLTAGMGGGTGTGAITVFAEEAKSMGVLTVAVVSKPFEFEGAKKKGVADNGLRDLEKLVDSLIVIPNQKLLPTLGNNRSLVEAFKVANDVLLDAVQGITELITHPGMINVDFADLTTVMTNMGSAIMGTGIASGENRARLAAEKAIACPLLEDINLQGARGILVNVTSCGDLGLNEFDEIGSIMHAFASDDADIKIGMAVNPDMGNQIKVTVVATGMGEKMRANAPIKLVQKVAAGEVNYDQLEKPTVIRQQRSEAATRESRFGAQPRADGDLDYLDVPAFLRRQAD; encoded by the coding sequence ATGAAGTACGAATTGATGGATAACATAGGTAGTGCCGTGATAAAGGTCGTCGGTGTTGGTGGAGGCGGCGGCAATGCCGTCAACCACATGATCGAAACCGGCATCGACGGCGTGCAATTTATCTGCGCTAATACCGATGCGCAGGCGTTAAGGCAAATGAATGTCGACACCATCGTGCAATTGGGCTCCGAATTGACTAAAGGTTTAGGTGCCGGGACCCGTCCCGAGGTTGGACGCGCGGCGGCCGAAGAAACTCGCGAGCGGATTCGCGAAGTCATCGACGGCGCCGACATGGTGTTTTTGACCGCCGGCATGGGTGGTGGCACCGGTACCGGTGCGATTACGGTGTTCGCCGAAGAAGCTAAATCGATGGGGGTGTTGACGGTAGCGGTAGTGTCCAAACCGTTCGAATTCGAAGGTGCCAAGAAAAAAGGCGTGGCCGATAACGGCTTGCGCGATCTGGAGAAGCTGGTCGATTCGTTGATCGTGATTCCTAATCAAAAACTGTTGCCGACCTTGGGTAACAACCGCTCACTGGTAGAGGCGTTCAAGGTGGCCAACGACGTGCTGCTGGATGCGGTGCAAGGTATTACCGAACTGATTACCCATCCCGGCATGATCAATGTCGACTTCGCCGACTTGACCACCGTGATGACCAATATGGGCAGCGCGATTATGGGTACAGGTATCGCCAGCGGCGAAAACCGCGCCCGCTTGGCGGCGGAAAAAGCGATTGCTTGCCCGTTGCTGGAAGACATCAATTTGCAAGGCGCGCGCGGTATTCTGGTCAACGTAACGTCATGCGGCGATCTGGGCTTGAACGAATTCGACGAAATCGGCAGTATCATGCATGCGTTCGCCTCTGACGATGCCGACATCAAAATCGGTATGGCGGTCAATCCCGATATGGGCAATCAGATCAAGGTGACCGTGGTCGCTACCGGCATGGGCGAAAAAATGCGGGCGAATGCGCCTATCAAATTGGTGCAAAAAGTCGCGGCCGGCGAAGTGAATTACGACCAGCTGGAAAAGCCGACCGTTATCCGGCAACAAAGATCGGAAGCCGCTACAAGAGAGAGTCGTTTCGGCGCGCAACCTAGAGCCGACGGCGATTTGGATTACTTGGATGTACCGGCATTTTTGCGCCGGCAGGCGGACTAG
- the ftsA gene encoding cell division protein FtsA yields MAKKTDRNLLVGLDIGTSKVAAIVGEYRGGDEIEVIGIGTAPSKGLKKGIVVNLESTVHSIQRAVEEAELMAGCQIKSVFAGIAGSHIKSLNSHGIVAIKEKEVTQHDIDRVIDSARAVAIPADQKILHILPQEFVIDQQEGIKEPIGMSGIRLEAKVHMVTSSVSAEQNIVKCIRRCGLDVDDIVLEQLASCSAVLTDDEKDLGVCLIDIGGGTTDIAIYSEGAIKHTAVIPIAGDQVTNDIAVALRTPTKNAEEIKRQFACALTDMADPQQMINVPSIGDREPRKISAQNLAEIVEPRYEELMLLVQAELRRSGYEDLIAAGMVITGGSSQVRGLTELAEEIFHMPVRLGTPLHVSGLTDVAQNPIYSTAVGLLVYGKDHHGRALGLNDEGGNLWATIKNWFQGNF; encoded by the coding sequence ATGGCCAAAAAGACTGATCGAAATTTACTTGTGGGGCTGGACATCGGCACGTCGAAAGTCGCGGCCATAGTCGGAGAATACCGTGGCGGAGATGAGATCGAAGTGATCGGCATAGGCACGGCGCCGTCCAAAGGGTTGAAAAAAGGCATCGTGGTTAATTTGGAATCTACCGTGCATTCGATTCAGCGGGCGGTGGAAGAAGCCGAGTTAATGGCCGGTTGCCAGATTAAATCGGTATTTGCCGGTATTGCCGGCAGCCACATCAAAAGCCTGAATTCGCACGGTATCGTCGCGATCAAGGAAAAGGAAGTAACTCAGCACGACATCGACCGCGTGATCGACTCCGCGCGGGCGGTGGCGATACCGGCGGATCAGAAAATCCTGCACATCCTGCCGCAGGAGTTCGTGATAGACCAGCAGGAGGGCATCAAAGAGCCGATAGGCATGTCCGGCATCCGTTTGGAAGCCAAGGTGCACATGGTGACCAGCAGCGTCAGCGCCGAGCAAAACATAGTCAAGTGCATTCGCCGTTGCGGTTTGGACGTGGATGACATCGTATTGGAGCAGTTGGCATCGTGCTCGGCTGTCTTGACCGACGACGAAAAAGACTTGGGCGTGTGCCTGATCGATATCGGCGGCGGCACTACGGACATTGCGATTTATTCGGAAGGCGCGATCAAGCACACTGCGGTGATTCCTATTGCCGGCGATCAGGTCACCAACGACATCGCGGTGGCGTTACGCACGCCGACCAAAAATGCCGAAGAAATCAAGCGCCAATTCGCCTGCGCGTTGACCGACATGGCCGACCCCCAGCAAATGATCAACGTGCCGAGTATCGGCGACCGCGAGCCGCGCAAAATTTCCGCGCAAAACCTGGCGGAAATCGTAGAGCCGCGTTACGAAGAATTGATGCTGCTGGTGCAAGCCGAATTGCGCCGTAGCGGATACGAGGATTTGATTGCCGCCGGCATGGTGATTACCGGCGGTAGTTCGCAAGTACGGGGACTGACCGAATTGGCGGAAGAAATTTTCCATATGCCGGTTCGTTTAGGGACGCCGCTGCACGTGTCCGGGTTGACCGATGTGGCGCAAAATCCAATTTATTCCACCGCGGTGGGGTTATTGGTCTATGGCAAGGATCATCACGGGCGGGCTTTGGGGTTGAACGACGAAGGCGGAAATTTGTGGGCAACCATCAAAAATTGGTTTCAAGGAAATTTTTAA
- a CDS encoding cell division protein FtsQ/DivIB, whose translation MRLIRAFGFAVIAALLLGLGWRQWHATDAASRPIRYVRIEGAFQYTNKDKLKQLLTPELKRGFYHADMDTVQESLSSLPLVAKVDVKRVWPDAVHIKIVEEKPIVRWGDKALLNKQGDILLPDDTAEFKNLPLITGPAGQEKKLLEIMKGVYLVLRDKSMQLAEFHVNERRAWRIKLANGMEMQLGRKAPLESMQRFLRTIDLIGAERVGMMASVDTRYPNGYAVTWKPDAPPIDWKQVAHAAY comes from the coding sequence ATGCGGCTGATAAGAGCATTCGGATTTGCCGTGATAGCGGCTTTATTGCTCGGCTTGGGCTGGCGGCAATGGCACGCGACCGACGCCGCCAGCCGGCCTATCCGTTACGTCAGGATCGAAGGGGCGTTTCAGTACACCAATAAGGATAAATTAAAGCAACTTCTGACTCCGGAACTGAAGCGCGGCTTTTATCACGCCGACATGGATACCGTGCAGGAGTCGCTGAGCAGTTTGCCGTTGGTTGCCAAAGTGGATGTAAAGCGGGTGTGGCCGGATGCGGTGCATATCAAAATCGTGGAAGAGAAGCCTATCGTCCGCTGGGGCGATAAGGCCTTGTTAAACAAACAAGGCGATATTTTGCTGCCGGACGACACCGCGGAATTTAAGAATTTGCCGTTGATTACCGGGCCGGCCGGCCAGGAGAAAAAATTATTGGAAATCATGAAGGGCGTTTATCTAGTGCTGCGGGATAAATCCATGCAATTGGCCGAATTTCACGTTAACGAACGGCGGGCGTGGCGGATCAAATTGGCTAACGGCATGGAAATGCAGTTGGGACGCAAGGCGCCGCTGGAGAGCATGCAGCGTTTTTTGCGGACTATCGACTTGATAGGCGCCGAACGGGTCGGAATGATGGCGAGCGTGGACACGCGCTATCCCAACGGTTATGCGGTGACCTGGAAGCCGGACGCGCCGCCGATCGACTGGAAGCAGGTGGCACATGCCGCTTATTGA
- a CDS encoding D-alanine--D-alanine ligase — translation MKALKIHNAAEFGKVAVLMGGTAAEREISLISGKAVFLALQAQGVDAVAIDLTGSPIRALQDQGFDRVFNIVHGRGGEDGVLQAILQALELPYTGSGVLASALSMDKLRTKLCWQAMGLPTPKWFVLKDASDIDACIDALGFPVIVKPALEGSSIGMSKANDRGELLAAQQLASQYGCDVYAEQWIEGKEYTVGILDGEALPAIRLETPHTFYDFDAKYRADTTQYHCPCGLDAQAEERLKALALTACEVVGVKGWGRVDCFLDKDGEPQLIEVNTVPGMTDHSLVPMAAKALGVDFEQLVWRILETSVADTCG, via the coding sequence ATGAAAGCATTGAAAATTCATAACGCCGCCGAGTTCGGCAAAGTGGCGGTATTGATGGGCGGCACCGCCGCCGAGCGGGAGATTTCCTTGATCAGCGGCAAAGCGGTTTTTCTGGCGTTGCAGGCCCAAGGGGTCGATGCGGTCGCGATCGATCTGACCGGCAGTCCGATCCGGGCTTTGCAAGATCAAGGATTCGACCGGGTATTTAACATTGTGCACGGCCGCGGCGGTGAAGACGGCGTGTTGCAAGCGATATTGCAAGCCTTGGAACTGCCTTATACCGGCTCGGGCGTGTTGGCGTCCGCCTTGAGCATGGACAAATTACGGACCAAGCTGTGTTGGCAGGCGATGGGCTTGCCGACTCCGAAATGGTTTGTGTTGAAAGACGCAAGCGACATCGATGCATGCATTGATGCGCTGGGGTTTCCAGTCATCGTCAAGCCGGCGTTGGAGGGCTCCAGTATCGGCATGAGTAAAGCCAATGACCGCGGCGAATTGCTGGCGGCGCAGCAATTGGCCAGTCAATACGGTTGCGACGTGTACGCGGAACAATGGATAGAGGGCAAGGAATACACCGTCGGAATTTTGGACGGCGAGGCCTTGCCGGCGATTCGGCTGGAAACGCCGCACACATTTTACGACTTCGACGCCAAGTATCGAGCGGACACTACCCAATACCACTGCCCTTGCGGTTTGGACGCGCAAGCCGAAGAACGCCTCAAAGCGTTGGCGTTGACGGCTTGCGAGGTGGTAGGCGTTAAGGGGTGGGGGCGAGTCGACTGTTTCCTGGACAAAGACGGTGAGCCGCAGTTGATCGAGGTCAATACGGTGCCGGGCATGACGGATCACAGTTTGGTGCCGATGGCGGCGAAAGCGTTAGGGGTCGATTTCGAGCAACTGGTCTGGCGCATATTGGAAACCAGCGTGGCGGATACATGCGGCTGA
- the murB gene encoding UDP-N-acetylmuramate dehydrogenase: MMAAEIWRGTLLSDEPLSKYTSWRVGGPARRMYIPDSKADLVRFIASLPAGEPLVWIGLGSNLLVRDGGVKGTVINTRNKLKDMHLIDSGRVYVEAGVPCAHVARFCSDLGLTGAEFLAGIPGTMGGALAMNAGAFGGETWRIVERVEMVNRHGQILERGTDEFEVAYRSVRGLPEEWFLSAQLRLQSGDSQASQTQIKTLLDKRNASQPTNKPTCGSVFKNPPGDFAARLIEACGLKGFSVGGAMVSEKHANFIENRGDATAADIETLIEHIQDRVRNQFGVALQTEVCRIGDKI, translated from the coding sequence ATGATGGCGGCCGAAATCTGGCGCGGAACGCTGCTGAGCGACGAGCCCTTGTCCAAATACACCAGTTGGCGGGTGGGCGGCCCGGCACGTCGGATGTACATCCCGGACAGCAAAGCCGATTTGGTGAGGTTCATCGCTAGCCTGCCGGCGGGCGAACCCTTGGTGTGGATAGGTTTAGGCAGCAACTTGTTGGTCCGCGACGGCGGCGTCAAAGGTACGGTCATCAATACCCGCAATAAATTGAAAGACATGCACTTAATCGATTCCGGCCGGGTGTATGTCGAGGCCGGCGTGCCTTGCGCTCACGTCGCCCGGTTTTGTAGCGATTTGGGCCTGACCGGCGCGGAGTTTCTGGCAGGCATCCCCGGCACCATGGGCGGGGCTTTGGCGATGAATGCCGGCGCGTTCGGCGGCGAAACCTGGCGTATCGTCGAGCGGGTCGAGATGGTGAACCGGCACGGGCAAATTTTGGAGCGCGGTACAGACGAGTTCGAAGTGGCTTATCGCTCGGTGAGAGGCTTGCCGGAAGAATGGTTTTTGTCGGCGCAGTTGCGTCTGCAATCAGGCGATAGTCAAGCCAGCCAGACGCAGATCAAGACCTTGCTGGACAAACGCAATGCCAGCCAACCGACCAATAAACCGACCTGCGGGTCGGTGTTTAAAAATCCCCCCGGAGATTTTGCCGCGCGTTTGATAGAAGCCTGCGGTTTGAAAGGTTTTAGCGTCGGTGGGGCGATGGTGTCGGAAAAACACGCGAATTTCATCGAAAACCGCGGCGATGCGACCGCCGCGGATATCGAAACCTTAATCGAACATATCCAAGATCGGGTGCGTAACCAATTCGGCGTCGCCTTGCAAACCGAAGTGTGCCGGATAGGTGACAAAATATGA